One window of Phalacrocorax carbo chromosome 1, bPhaCar2.1, whole genome shotgun sequence genomic DNA carries:
- the CHST10 gene encoding carbohydrate sulfotransferase 10: MHHQWLLLAACFWVIFMFMVASKFITLTFKDPDGYGAKQEPLILTAVTEVEEVHVPEEKHWPEEFQPTGKAFSGNLIRQPLVHMERLELLRNVCRDTALKNLSHTAVSKFVLDRIFVCDKHKILFCQTPKVGNTQWKKVLIVLNGAFSSIEEIPENIVHDHEKNGLPRLSSFSDSEIKKRLNLYFKFFIVRDPFERLISAFKDKFVHNPRFEPWYRHEIAPGIIRKYRKNRTETKGLQFEDFVRYLGDPNHRWLDVQFGDHIIHWVTYVELCAPCEITYSVIGHHETLEDDAPYILKAAGIDHLVSYPTIPPGITVYNKTKVERYFSGISKRDIRRLYARFEGDFKLFGYREPDFLLN, encoded by the exons ATGCACCACCAGTGGCTGCTGCTAGCTGCATGCTTTTGGGTGATATTCATGTTCATGGTTGCTAGCAAGTTTATCACATTGACTTTTAAAGACCCAGATG gGTACGGTGCCAAGCAAGAGCCATTGATACTGACAGCTGTGACAGAAGTGGAGGAGGTACATGTGCCAGAGGAAAAACATTGGCCTGAAGAATTCCAG CCAactggaaaagctttttctggaAATCTGATCCGCCAACCCCTGGTTCATATGGAAAGACTTGAGCTTCTCAGGAATGTCTGCAGAGACACTGCATTGAAAAATCTCTCTCACACTGCAGTTTCCAAATTCGTCTTGGACCGAATATTTGTGTGTGACAAGCACAAGATCCTGTTTTGTCAGACGCCAAAAGTGGGCAACACTCAGTGGAAAAAAGTCTTGATCGTTTTAAATG GCGCATTTTCTTCCATAGAAGAGATCCCAGAAAATATTGTACATGATCATGAGAAGAATGGCCTTCCACGCTTGTCCTCCTTCAGTgactctgaaattaaaaaacg ACTGAATTTATACTTCAAGTTTTTTATTGTTAGAGATCCGTTTGAAAGacttatttctgcatttaagGACAAGTTTGTGCACAATCCTCGGTTTGAACCTTGGTACCGGCATGAAATTGCTCCTGGCATCATTCGTAAATATAGAAAGAATCGCACAGAGACCAAAGGGCTGCAGTTTGAGGATTTTGTGCGCTATCTGGGTGACCCTAACCACCGATGGCTGGATGTTCAGTTTGGTGACCACATCATTCATTGGGTAACATATGTGGAACTTTGCGCCCCCTGTGAAATCACGTATAGTGTGATTGGACACCATGAAACCCTGGAGGACGATGCGCCGTATATCTTGAAAGCAGCTGGCATAGACCATCTGGTATCATACCCCACGATTCCACCAGGCATAACAGtctacaacaaaacaaaagtagaGAGATATTTTTCAGGAATTAGCAAGAGAGACATAAGACGCCTCTACGCACGGTTTGAAGGTGATTTTAAACTCTTTGGTTATCGGGAGCCAGATTTCTTGCTTAACTGA